The nucleotide window TTATTAATTTAGATAGAGGAGATTTAATTGTATTCCCTGGTAATTATAACCAATTCAATCAAAAAAAAGAAAAAAAAAATGAAATTGAATTAATAAAAAATGAAAAATTAAAAAAAAAAATAGAACAAGAAAATAAATGGTTTAAAAAAAATACTAAAGCAAGATGTACAAGAAATGAAGGAAGAGTTAAAATATTAAAAAAAAATCAAAATATTTTTAATAATTTAATTAAAATGCCTAAAAAAGTTAATATTGATATCAATTATCAAGAAAATTATCAAAAAATTATTTGTAAAATTCGTAATATTACTTTTAATATTCAAAAAAAAAGTATTTTAAAAATATTTTCAGAAACTATCATAAAAGGAGATAAAATAGCATTAATTGGAAATAATGGATCTGGAAAAAGCACTATGTTAAAATTAATTTTAAAAAACATTAATCCTACTACAGGAAAAATTACATTAAATAAAAATTTAAATATTGCTTATTTTGATCAAAATCATTCAACATTAAATTTAAATCAAAATATATTAGAAAATTTATCTTATGGAAAACAAGAAATCGTCATTAATAAAAAAAAAGAAAGTATTACACATTATCTTCAAAAATTTTTATTCTCTGAAGATCAAATTACAAGACCTATTCAAACATTATCTGGAGGAGAAAAAAGTCGATTATTACTAGCTAAAATTTTTTTAATTCCAAGCAATGTATTAATTTTAGATGAACCTACTAATAATCTTGATATAGAAACATTAAAAATATTAGAAAATGCAATTATTAATTATACAGGTACGGTATTATTAGTCAGTCATGATAGAACTTTTATTAATAATACTGTTAAAAAATGTTGGTATTTTACTAATACAGGTCAAATTCACAATTATATAGGGGGATACAAAAATATTCCTAAAAAATTATATATAAAAAATATTAATCAAAAAAAACCAGAAAAACTTAAAAAAAATATTAATAATACTAATATAACTAATAAAAAAATAAATAATCCAAAATTGAGTTATCATCTTCAAAAAGAACTATATAATTTGCCATCGATGATAGAAAAAATCGAAAAAAATATTTTTTATATACAACAAAATATGAAACAAAAATCTTTTTTTACTCAAAATCAACAAGAAATAAAATTAAAAACAAAAGAATTAAAAAAGAAAGAAAAAGAATTAAATAATGCTTTTAATAGATGGAATGAATTAGAACAATTAAAAAATTATTTTAATAAAAAATAGAATGATTCATTCAAATAAAAAAATATAATTTTTATGTTGTTCATAATAAACTTATATAAATAATTTAAAATAAAAATATTTATTTTTTTAAAAAAATCATTAAAAATATAAATTAAATAATAAAATATTTTTAAAAAAAATATTTTATTATTTAATAATTATTTTATTAATGACTAATCAATCATATTTTTATAATATTTAAAAATAATAAATTATTAAAATAGATATAATATATATGTAAAAATAAATTATTTTTTATAATTATTTAATTTATTTTGACATAAATATGAGCAACATTGATTAAACTTATAATTACATTTTATACATTGTATAAATAATAAATGACATTTTTGATAATTACAATTAACATAACTATCACAAGGACAATTACATTGTCTACAATAAGATATTACATCATCTGAAATTTTTTCAACTAATCTCGAATCAAATACAAAATTTTTACCCTTAAAATAAATTGGTAAATTTTTTTTACGAGCTTCATGAATATAACCGATAATACCATTTTTAATTTGATAAACATATTTAAAATTATGATATTTTAACCATGCCGAAGATTTTTCGCATCGAATACCTCCAGTACAATACATCACAATATTTTTATATTTATAAGGAATTAATTCATCAATAATAATTTTTAATTGATCACGAAAAGTATTTTTTTTGATATTAATTGCTCGATCAAAATGACCAATTTTATATTCGTAACTATTTCTCATATCTACAAAAACAGATTCTGGATCAGAATACATATTATTAACTGATTCAGCGTTCAAATATATACCAGTTTTTTTAATATTAAATTTTGTATCATTAAGACCATCAGAAACGATTTTTTTTCGTACTTTTATTCTTAAAACCCAAAATGAAAAATTACTATTATCTATAGATTGATTAATATGAATATCATCAAATATACTAGAAAATTGTGATAAAATACTACTAAATGAAAAAAAAATTTTTTCAGGAACACTGATTTGAGCATTAATACCTTCTTGAGCAATATATACTCTACCTAAAATATTTAAACGATTAAAAAAAATATATAAATTATTTCGAAATAATATTGGATTACAAATATTAAAATATTTATAAAAAGAAAGAGTAATCCTAGATTGAGATTCAATCATAACTTGATTTTTTAATTTTTTATTAGAAATTAAATTACATAAATGTAACATAAATGATATGCCCTAATTTTAAAAAAATCATGAAAAAATAATTAAAAATAATAATATTAATTAATAATTATATTATTTCAAAAAATCTTTATTATTTAAAAATAACTTTAAATTTAATAAAAATAAAAAAATATTGTTAATATTATTGAATATAATTTTTTAATTTATTTTGTTTATTTTTTAATTCTAATAATTTATTTTGTTCTTTATTAATAATCTCTTTTGGTGCTCTGGTTAAAAAATTATCATCAGATAATTTTTTTTTACAAATTTGAATTTGTTTTTTAACATAATTATACTTGTTTTTTATGTTTGTAAATTGATATTTAATCATATTTTTATTTAATAATGTATGATGTACAATAATACATTCTAATCCAACAATATGTATTTTTATACCAATAGGACAAATATCATGTTCATTTAAAATAGTAAAATTTTTTAAATTTAATATTTTAATTAAAAAATCCCCATATTTACTTAAATATTTTTTACTTTTTATGTTAACATTTTTAAAAAACAAACTTAATAAATTTTTTTTACTTAAATTGAAATTAATTTTAAAATTTCTCAATTCACAAATTATTTCTTGAATCCAAACAATATCTTCTAATATTATTTTTTTATTTTCAGGAATAACATAAGATTTTGGAAATTTTTGAATCATAATACTTTGATTACATTTGTTATTCATAAATAATGGTAACCGTTTCCAAATACTTTCAGTAATATATGGAATAATAGGATGCGCTAATCTTAAAATTTGTTCTAACAGTATTAATAATGTATATTGAGTTTTTTGTTTTTGAATCTGATTTGAATCACGTAAAATAACTTTAGATAATTCCAAATACCAATCACAAAACTTATTCCAAACAAAATCATATAAAATATTTGCTGCTTTATCAAATCTGTAATTATCTAAAGCTATTCGATAATTCTTAATAGTTTCATTTAATTCAATTTTAATCCATTGATCAAAAACAAAAGTGCTATTATCAATACCAAATATATTCAAATCTAATTCTTGACAATTGATTATTACAAAACGACTAGCATTCCATAATTTGTTACAAAAATTTCGATAACTCTTTAAACGACTATGATCCCAATTAATATTTTTATTCAATAAAGATAATGAAGCAAATGTAAATCTTAAAGCATCTGTTCCTGATTCTTCAATACCATTTGGAAAAGATAATTTTGTTCTTTGAGATATGATTTTTTTTAATTCAGGTTTAATCATATTTTTAGTCCTTTTTCGAATCAGTTCAATTAAATTAATACCGTTTATCATATCTAATGGATCTAAAACATTACCTTTAGATTTAGACATTTTTTGTCCAATTTCATCCCGAATGAGTCCAGTAATTAAAATTTTTTTAAATGGAACCTGACTGTTTCCTTGATCATCTTTAATTAAATACATTGTTAACATAATCATTCTAGAAATCCAAAAAAAAATAATATCAAAACCAGTAACTAATAAATCAGTACTATGAAATAATTTAAAATACTCAGTATCTGCTGGCCAACCTAAAGAACTAAATGTCCATAAAGCTGAAGAAAACCAAGTATCTAATACATCTGTTTCTTGAACTAATATTGTTTCAGGAGATATTTTATAATTTTTCCTGACATCTTCTTCATTATGTCCGACAAATACATTTTTGTTTTTATCAAACCAAATAGGAATTTGATGCCCCCACCATAATTGACGAGAAATACACCAATCTTCAATATTGTTCATCCAAGAAAAATAAATTTTTTCATATTTTTTAGGTATAAATTCAATCCTTCCATCTCTGACAGCTTGAATAGCTTCTTTAGCTAATAAAGAAGTACTTAAATACCATTGATTAGTCAACATAGGTTCTATAATCTTACCACTGCGATCACCATATGGTAATGTCAGTATTTTAGATATTGTTTTTTTTAATAAATTTAATTCTATTAATTTATTAATAATATTTTTTCTTGCTAAATTTAAATTTAATTGTTGTAGTTCAACAGGAATAGAATCATCATAGATTTTAGAAAAATTACCAGAATAATCAAAAATTTGTAATTTTTCTCTAATTTTACCATCTAATGTATAAATATTTATCATTGGTAATTTATGAATTAAAGCTATTTTATAATCATGGAAATCATGAGCAGGTGTTATTTTTACACAACCAGTTCCTTGATTTTGATTAATATGAGTATCAGCAATAATTGGAATAAGACGATTAATAATTGGTACTAAAACATATAAACCAATATATTTTTGATATCTTCCATCTTCAGGATGTACCGCTAGAGCTACATCTCCTAATAATGTTTCTGGTCTAGTAGTCTCAATTAATAAATAATTTTTATCTAAATTATTTTTTTCTTTACTAAATATAAAATACTTAATCCAATATACTAATCCATTGACATCACGATGTTCTACTTCTAAATCAGAAATAACAGTTTGTAATTGTACATCCCAGTTTGAAATTTTTTTTCTTTGGTAAATTAATTTGTCTTTATATAATTGAATAAAAGCTGTTTTTACAGCAATAGACATTCCTTTATCTAGTGTAAATCTTTCATTTTTCCAATCAACAGAATTCCCTAGTTTCTTCATTTGATTATTAATAGAAAGATTAAATTTTGATTTCCATTTCCATATTTTTTCAATAAATTCAGAACGTGTATATTCTATTCTTTTTTTCCCTTCTTCTAATTCTAATTTTTTTTCTACTAAAATTTGAGTAGCAATACCAGCATGATCAGTACCTACCTGCCATAATGTATTTTTACCTTGCATACGATGATATCGAATTATTATGTCCATAATAGTCTGTTGAAATGCATGCCCCATATGTAAATCACCAGTAATATTTGGAGGTGGTATTACTATACAAAAATTATTTTTTTTAATGTTTTTATTAGGCCTGAATAAATTATTTTTTTCCCAAAAATGATATATTTTTTCTTCAATATATTGAGGTTGATATTTAGTTTTCATATTATTTTTATAATCTATGATCAAGTTGTTTAGTAAAAATAAAAAATCAATAAATCAATTAATTTTCAATTAACTCTTTTAATTATTTAACATGTTTAATATAAATTGTACTAATAAAGAAACTGGTCTTCCAGTTGCTCCTTTTCCATTTCCCGATAACCATGCCGTGCCAGCAATATCCAAATGTGCCCATTTATATTTGTGTGCAAATTGAGAAAGAAAACAAGAAGCTACAATAGCTCCTGCAGAATTATGACCTATATTAGTCATATCAGCTACATAGGAATTTAAATCTTTTTGATATTCATCAATAATTGGTAATCTCCATACTATATCGTTTGTTTGTTTTCCAGCAATAATTAAAGATTTTGATAAAGAATTACTATTTGACATCAAACCTGTTATATGTGTTCCTAATGCTACAACACAAGCACCTGTTAAAGTAGCCACATCTATTACAATTTTAGGATTAAATCTTTCCACATAAGTTAAAACATCACATAAAATTAATCGACCTTCTGCATCTGTATTTAAAACTTCTACAGTTTTGTTTGACATCGTTTGTAATATATCACCAGGTCGCAAGGAATTACCACCTGGCATATTTTCACAAGTAGCCATTACTCCAATAATATTAATTGGTAACTTTAATTTTGCTACTATTAACAATACTCCGTATATAGCTGCAGCCCCACACATATCATATTTCATATAGTGCATATTTAAAGCAGGTTTTATAGACAATCCGCCCGAATCAAAAGTAACCCCTTTTCCTATAAATACAATATCTTGATAATTATTATTATAATTATTACCATGATATTTAATTACAGTCATGTATGATTGATTTTTAGAACCTTGACTAACTGCTAAATATGCATGCATACCTAATTGTTTCATTTTAACTTCATCAATAATATCAATATAAATATTCTCTTTATATAATTCAGATAAATATTTTGCTTTTTCAACTAAAAATAAAGGATTGCAAATATTAGGAGGTGTGTTACTAATATCTTTTGTTTCTTTAATACCTAAAACAATTGAAGAAGCATGTTTAATAGCTAATTGAACATATGGTAAATCTTTTTTAAGCAAAATATGAAATATTATTTCTGATAAAACAAAATCATTTCGGACTATTTTTGATTTAAATTTGTTAAATAAATATAATTGATTTTCTATATACTCTATAGCTAATCGTATTTTCCAATATATATCTCTATTATTTAAATTTAAATCTTGTATAATATATATTACATTTTTTATATTATTTTTTAATAAAATTTGAATACTATTTTGAATAATTTTTTTATATGAATATATCTTTAAATCATTGATTTTACCACAACCAATTAATAAAATTTTTTTAATATTAAAATAATTAATATTATGTAATAATAAATTATTCCCAATATCTTGATTAAAATCTTTATTTGCAATTAAATGACTAATATAGTTAGAATTAAAATCATCAATATCTTTTACACTTGAAGAAAAAGAAATTGAAGAAAATAAAAATAGCACAAGACAATCAATATTTGAATTTTCTTTTAAAGAATGAGTTATACTATAATGCATATTATTAAACCTTAAATTACTAAATTTAATTTCAATATTAAATTGAATGATTATTTTAAAATAAAATTTTCCATATTATATGATATAAACTAAATTTATAATATTAAAATTTTTTTTTAATTTTAATTACAAAAATATATTTATTTAAAAAATTATTCAAAAAAAATAAATTTAATATATTATAATTATAATTTATTAATTTATATATATGGTTAATAAAAATATATACAAATATTTACTTTTTAAAAATATATTTAGGAAAAAATATGATTAATTTATATCAAAAAAGTTTACTTAGATTATTCGATATTACCAAACAAGAAATTAATTATTTAATTAATTTCTCAAAAATTTTAAAAAAAAATAAAAAAAATAAAACAGAACAACAATACTTAAAAAAAAAAAATATAGTGTTAATTTTTGAAAAAGAATCTACAAGAACTAGATGTGCTTTTGAAGTAGCTGCTTTTGATCAAGGAGCTAATATTACATATTTAGGACCAAAAGATACACATTTAGGATCTAAAGAATCAATTAAAGATACTAGTCAAGTTCTTAGTAGTATGTATGATGGTATTCAATATCGAGGACATAATCATCAAAATATTGAAATATTATCAAAATATTCTAAAAAACCCGTATGGAATGGATTAACTGAAAAATTCCATCCTACACAATTATTAGCCGATTTATTAACTATAGAAGAAAATATTAATAAAAAAAAAGATTTATCTGAAATTACGTTGTCATACGTTGGAGATGCTAGTAATAATATATGTAATAGTATACTTGAAGCAGCTGCCTTAATTGGATTTAACTTTAAAATAGTTGCCCCTAAAAAATATTGGCCAGAAAAAAAATTTTTTGATATCTGTCAAAATAAAATTGAAAAACACAAAAAAAAAATAATATGTACTGAAAACATTCAAGAAGGTGTAAAAAATACAGATTTTATCTATACTGATGTTTGGATTTCCATGGGAGAACAGAAAAAAAAATGGGAAGAGAAAATTTTTTTTCTAAAAAAATATCAAGTAAATGAATATATGCTGAATTTAACAAATAATCCTGAAATCAAAATTTTACATTGTTTACCTGCATTACATAATAGTGAAACAAAAATAGGGAAAGAAATATTAAATATATCAGGATTAAAAGATGGATTAGAAATCACTAACACAGTATTCAAATTAAATAATAATATAATCTTTCAACAAGCTGAAAATAGACTTCATACTATCAAAGCATTAATTATATCTACATTAATTATGTGATATGATTTTAAATTAATCAAAAAATAATTTTTCAATATTGATATTAAAATATAATATTAAATAATTGTTTTTAAATACATATCCAAAATTTTATATATTAAAAATGATAAAAAATCATTATAATTGTAAATAAATAATTATTATTTTTGTTTTTAAATATTATATATTTAATTAAATTTTTATAATGATTTAAATGTAAACTAAATTATTTTTATAAAACCGTATAATTATGGTTGTAACATACATAATAATAAATTATTATTAATTTAAAAGGATGACAATAATGTCTAGTATATATACAATTAATGCACCAAAACCAATAGGTCCTTATTCACAAGCTATTACATTCAAAAATTTTATTATTACTTCAGGACAAATACCCATAGATATTAAATCAAATACTATTCCTAAAAATATTAATGAACAAACATATATTACTTTAAAAAACATTAAATCTATTTTAATTGCAGCTAATTTTAATATTAAAAATATTGTAAAAACGACAATATATATTGTTAATATGGAAGAAATAGACCAAATTAATCAAACATATGAAACATTTTTTATAAAAAATAATGTATCATACTTTCCATCAAGAACATGTATAGAAGTTTCAGCGTTACCTCAAAAAGTTAAAATTGAAATTGAAGCGATTGCATATAAAAATGACAAGTAATATCATAAAATAAGTGGTAGAAAATACCTTCTACCACAAAACCAAAACAAATTTATCAAAATCATCAATTACGTGTTTTTTTCTAACAAAAACGTTTATCAATACGTTTAGAGGATCTAGAAAAATGAGATTGAGGTACATGACGACGATCAGGTGTCCGATTCGTTATCGTACGATCTAAATTTTTTATTGAACTTTTAGAAAATATCCTACGTTCTTTTAATTTTGAATCATAGAAAATTTTTATATTAATTTGTTTATTTAAAATACGAGTACGAGCAAATGTTTGTAACAAATTACTAGATAAAGATTTTGGTAATTCAATTGTCGAATATGTAGGGAAAATATTAACATGACCAATATTTTTACTACTAATATCACCTTCATTAGCTATTGCACCTACGATATGACGTACTTCAACACCATCATTTCGACCTACTTCAATTTTGTATAGATCCATTTCCATATAACTTTTTCGATCTCTACGATTACGATAAATTCTTATGTTTTCTGTTTTTTTAATTTCATTATCTTTCATACAATTATAACGATTATATTTTGAATTTAAATCTGATTTAATGATTAAAGGTCTTTCACCTTGCGCCATCTTTAATAATGCAGCAGCTAATTTTTCTAAATTAAATTCATTTGATAACTGTATTTTAGGTAGTAATAAACAATATTCATTTAAATCAGCACTTTTTAAATTAATATTTACTTTTTCAGAAAATTTTTTCAAACGACGTTCGCTTAATAATGCAACGTTAGGTAACTTTACTTCTTGAATATTTAATTTCATAATACGTTCAATATTTCTTAATAAACGACGTTCTCTATTTTCAACAAATAATAAAGCACGACCAGTTCGACCCGCACGACCAGTTCGACCAATACGATGTACATAAGATTCAGCATCCATAGGAATGTCATAATTAATGACAAGAGTTATTCTATCTACATCTAACCCTCTTGCTGCAACATCAGTGGCTATTAATATATCTAATCTACCATCTTTTAATTTTTCTAATGTTTGTTCTCGAAGCGCTTGATTCATATCGCCATTTAATGCAGCACTATTATAACCATTTTTTTCTAATGCCTCTGAAACTTCTAAAGTAGCATTTTTTGTACGAACAAATATTATTGTTGCTGAAAAATCTTCTACTTCTAAAAATCGAATCAAACCATCAGTTTTTCTACCGTAAACTATCCAAAAACTTTGTTGAATATTTGGTCTAGTATTAATATTAGATTGAATTTTAATTTCTTTTGGTTCTTTCATAAATCTACGCGAAATACGAAGAATAACTTCAGGCATCGTGGCTGAAAATAAAGCTGTTTGATGTTCTTTAGGTATTTGAGCCATAATAGTTTCAACATCTTCAATAAATCCCATACGTAGCATTTCATCTGCTTCATCTAAAACTAATCCATGCAAATTAGATAAATTTAAAGTACCTCTTTTTAAATGATCAAGTAACCGTCCTGGAGTACCTACAACAATTTGAGGGCCTTTTTTTAAAGATTTTAATTGTAATTCATATCTTTGACCACCATAAAGCGCTAATATATGAATCCCATACATATATTTAGAAAAATCAGAAAAAGCCTGACCTACTTGAACAGCTAATTCTCTAGTAGGTGCTAATACTAA belongs to Buchnera aphidicola (Eriosoma grossulariae) and includes:
- the argF gene encoding ornithine carbamoyltransferase — its product is MINLYQKSLLRLFDITKQEINYLINFSKILKKNKKNKTEQQYLKKKNIVLIFEKESTRTRCAFEVAAFDQGANITYLGPKDTHLGSKESIKDTSQVLSSMYDGIQYRGHNHQNIEILSKYSKKPVWNGLTEKFHPTQLLADLLTIEENINKKKDLSEITLSYVGDASNNICNSILEAAALIGFNFKIVAPKKYWPEKKFFDICQNKIEKHKKKIICTENIQEGVKNTDFIYTDVWISMGEQKKKWEEKIFFLKKYQVNEYMLNLTNNPEIKILHCLPALHNSETKIGKEILNISGLKDGLEITNTVFKLNNNIIFQQAENRLHTIKALIISTLIM
- a CDS encoding DEAD/DEAH box helicase, translated to MTHIETTFSILGLKPSLIQALNDLGYIKPSPIQSTCIPYLLEGKDVLGMAQTGSGKTAAFALPLLHNININLKSPQILVLAPTRELAVQVGQAFSDFSKYMYGIHILALYGGQRYELQLKSLKKGPQIVVGTPGRLLDHLKRGTLNLSNLHGLVLDEADEMLRMGFIEDVETIMAQIPKEHQTALFSATMPEVILRISRRFMKEPKEIKIQSNINTRPNIQQSFWIVYGRKTDGLIRFLEVEDFSATIIFVRTKNATLEVSEALEKNGYNSAALNGDMNQALREQTLEKLKDGRLDILIATDVAARGLDVDRITLVINYDIPMDAESYVHRIGRTGRAGRTGRALLFVENRERRLLRNIERIMKLNIQEVKLPNVALLSERRLKKFSEKVNINLKSADLNEYCLLLPKIQLSNEFNLEKLAAALLKMAQGERPLIIKSDLNSKYNRYNCMKDNEIKKTENIRIYRNRRDRKSYMEMDLYKIEVGRNDGVEVRHIVGAIANEGDISSKNIGHVNIFPTYSTIELPKSLSSNLLQTFARTRILNKQINIKIFYDSKLKERRIFSKSSIKNLDRTITNRTPDRRHVPQSHFSRSSKRIDKRFC
- a CDS encoding rhodanese-related sulfurtransferase; amino-acid sequence: MLHLCNLISNKKLKNQVMIESQSRITLSFYKYFNICNPILFRNNLYIFFNRLNILGRVYIAQEGINAQISVPEKIFFSFSSILSQFSSIFDDIHINQSIDNSNFSFWVLRIKVRKKIVSDGLNDTKFNIKKTGIYLNAESVNNMYSDPESVFVDMRNSYEYKIGHFDRAINIKKNTFRDQLKIIIDELIPYKYKNIVMYCTGGIRCEKSSAWLKYHNFKYVYQIKNGIIGYIHEARKKNLPIYFKGKNFVFDSRLVEKISDDVISYCRQCNCPCDSYVNCNYQKCHLLFIQCIKCNYKFNQCCSYLCQNKLNNYKK
- a CDS encoding ATP-binding cassette domain-containing protein, producing MSIINLQNSFLSFHKLIILNNVNLQINNNERICLIGKNGAGKSTLLKVLAKKQELDQGKITYKNGIKISYLSQNTPVVLEQNIDDFIFNQKYCIKKQSKKSCLIQNNNIKNINISHMIKNQFNQSNQQSKINQIIHSLNIKKHDKLSNLSGGELQKTMLAKAIINDADLLLLDEPTNHLDLKTIIWLENFFIKFSGSILFISHDRAFIQKICTKIINLDRGDLIVFPGNYNQFNQKKEKKNEIELIKNEKLKKKIEQENKWFKKNTKARCTRNEGRVKILKKNQNIFNNLIKMPKKVNIDINYQENYQKIICKIRNITFNIQKKSILKIFSETIIKGDKIALIGNNGSGKSTMLKLILKNINPTTGKITLNKNLNIAYFDQNHSTLNLNQNILENLSYGKQEIVINKKKESITHYLQKFLFSEDQITRPIQTLSGGEKSRLLLAKIFLIPSNVLILDEPTNNLDIETLKILENAIINYTGTVLLVSHDRTFINNTVKKCWYFTNTGQIHNYIGGYKNIPKKLYIKNINQKKPEKLKKNINNTNITNKKINNPKLSYHLQKELYNLPSMIEKIEKNIFYIQQNMKQKSFFTQNQQEIKLKTKELKKKEKELNNAFNRWNELEQLKNYFNKK
- a CDS encoding RidA family protein, which codes for MMSSIYTINAPKPIGPYSQAITFKNFIITSGQIPIDIKSNTIPKNINEQTYITLKNIKSILIAANFNIKNIVKTTIYIVNMEEIDQINQTYETFFIKNNVSYFPSRTCIEVSALPQKVKIEIEAIAYKNDK
- a CDS encoding leucyl aminopeptidase; the protein is MHYSITHSLKENSNIDCLVLFLFSSISFSSSVKDIDDFNSNYISHLIANKDFNQDIGNNLLLHNINYFNIKKILLIGCGKINDLKIYSYKKIIQNSIQILLKNNIKNVIYIIQDLNLNNRDIYWKIRLAIEYIENQLYLFNKFKSKIVRNDFVLSEIIFHILLKKDLPYVQLAIKHASSIVLGIKETKDISNTPPNICNPLFLVEKAKYLSELYKENIYIDIIDEVKMKQLGMHAYLAVSQGSKNQSYMTVIKYHGNNYNNNYQDIVFIGKGVTFDSGGLSIKPALNMHYMKYDMCGAAAIYGVLLIVAKLKLPINIIGVMATCENMPGGNSLRPGDILQTMSNKTVEVLNTDAEGRLILCDVLTYVERFNPKIVIDVATLTGACVVALGTHITGLMSNSNSLSKSLIIAGKQTNDIVWRLPIIDEYQKDLNSYVADMTNIGHNSAGAIVASCFLSQFAHKYKWAHLDIAGTAWLSGNGKGATGRPVSLLVQFILNMLNN
- a CDS encoding valine--tRNA ligase — protein: MKTKYQPQYIEEKIYHFWEKNNLFRPNKNIKKNNFCIVIPPPNITGDLHMGHAFQQTIMDIIIRYHRMQGKNTLWQVGTDHAGIATQILVEKKLELEEGKKRIEYTRSEFIEKIWKWKSKFNLSINNQMKKLGNSVDWKNERFTLDKGMSIAVKTAFIQLYKDKLIYQRKKISNWDVQLQTVISDLEVEHRDVNGLVYWIKYFIFSKEKNNLDKNYLLIETTRPETLLGDVALAVHPEDGRYQKYIGLYVLVPIINRLIPIIADTHINQNQGTGCVKITPAHDFHDYKIALIHKLPMINIYTLDGKIREKLQIFDYSGNFSKIYDDSIPVELQQLNLNLARKNIINKLIELNLLKKTISKILTLPYGDRSGKIIEPMLTNQWYLSTSLLAKEAIQAVRDGRIEFIPKKYEKIYFSWMNNIEDWCISRQLWWGHQIPIWFDKNKNVFVGHNEEDVRKNYKISPETILVQETDVLDTWFSSALWTFSSLGWPADTEYFKLFHSTDLLVTGFDIIFFWISRMIMLTMYLIKDDQGNSQVPFKKILITGLIRDEIGQKMSKSKGNVLDPLDMINGINLIELIRKRTKNMIKPELKKIISQRTKLSFPNGIEESGTDALRFTFASLSLLNKNINWDHSRLKSYRNFCNKLWNASRFVIINCQELDLNIFGIDNSTFVFDQWIKIELNETIKNYRIALDNYRFDKAANILYDFVWNKFCDWYLELSKVILRDSNQIQKQKTQYTLLILLEQILRLAHPIIPYITESIWKRLPLFMNNKCNQSIMIQKFPKSYVIPENKKIILEDIVWIQEIICELRNFKINFNLSKKNLLSLFFKNVNIKSKKYLSKYGDFLIKILNLKNFTILNEHDICPIGIKIHIVGLECIIVHHTLLNKNMIKYQFTNIKNKYNYVKKQIQICKKKLSDDNFLTRAPKEIINKEQNKLLELKNKQNKLKNYIQ